Proteins co-encoded in one Rhodohalobacter mucosus genomic window:
- a CDS encoding OmpH family outer membrane protein — MKRILLTTLIVIMPALAFGQLKVGIMNPDEVLNALPETAQVEAELQEYIQQRQTMYQERYQSWISELTDFSERAEAGELSEEAQEQQQQRLVEQQEELSNLQAQIQRQIQQRQNELINPLLTRVEDAMNEVAEEMELEFVINKNASTGDPIIYYSSQRGVDITERVIQLITQN, encoded by the coding sequence ATGAAAAGAATACTACTGACAACCCTTATTGTGATCATGCCGGCGCTGGCATTCGGACAGCTAAAGGTTGGGATCATGAATCCGGATGAGGTGCTGAACGCACTTCCTGAAACGGCACAGGTAGAAGCCGAGCTGCAGGAGTATATACAGCAGAGGCAAACCATGTATCAGGAGCGATATCAGAGCTGGATCAGCGAGCTGACGGATTTCAGCGAAAGAGCGGAAGCCGGCGAATTGAGTGAAGAGGCGCAGGAGCAGCAACAGCAGCGTCTTGTTGAACAGCAGGAAGAGCTGAGCAATCTGCAGGCTCAGATACAGCGCCAGATTCAGCAGCGGCAAAATGAACTGATCAATCCGCTGTTAACACGGGTTGAAGACGCCATGAATGAAGTGGCTGAAGAAATGGAGCTCGAATTTGTGATCAATAAAAATGCAAGTACAGGTGACCCGATTATATACTACTCATCGCAGCGCGGTGTTGATATTACCGAAAGAGTTATTCAACTAATTACACAGAACTAA
- a CDS encoding OmpH family outer membrane protein, with the protein MKNAIIFSFVSLIALVSLAAAPAASAQDMTIGFVEPRAILERMPEMSAVRQRLQNFAERKQNELGTKERELQTEIELYQQKVGVISETARQQEEERLTALETEFRQLQTEAQQELQQRQAELMGPLLQQVQEAIDTVAARRGLDYVLNQTTSNGDVIILYVSPRVQEEYDITDAVMQELGI; encoded by the coding sequence ATGAAAAACGCAATCATCTTCAGTTTTGTCAGTCTTATCGCACTTGTTTCCCTGGCGGCTGCCCCGGCAGCATCGGCCCAGGATATGACGATTGGATTTGTTGAACCCAGAGCGATTCTGGAACGAATGCCGGAAATGAGCGCTGTTCGTCAAAGGCTTCAAAACTTTGCAGAACGAAAGCAAAACGAACTGGGAACCAAGGAGCGTGAACTCCAGACTGAAATTGAACTGTACCAGCAAAAGGTAGGAGTGATTTCAGAGACAGCACGTCAGCAGGAAGAAGAGCGGCTTACAGCTCTCGAGACCGAATTTCGTCAATTACAAACCGAGGCTCAGCAGGAACTTCAGCAGCGTCAGGCTGAACTGATGGGTCCGCTTCTTCAGCAGGTACAGGAGGCGATAGATACGGTAGCAGCCAGAAGAGGGCTGGATTATGTCCTGAATCAGACCACATCGAACGGCGATGTAATCATTCTCTATGTATCCCCAAGGGTTCAGGAAGAGTATGACATTACCGATGCCGTTATGCAGGAACTGGGTATCTGA
- a CDS encoding vWA domain-containing protein: MHFKYTEWNKKHSGPDGKSPFDTLWDLFQELLTIAGGDVSQALRWLNQLDEEYQITDGFEEDFGIGDFIEEMQERGYIRYDDEQQVMVPTAKTDRSIRRKSLEEIFTQLSKGGQGEHKTPFSGKGLERQPETRSWRPGDDASHIDSSGTMLNMLKHSSLDKFDLREDDLEVYNTDHYTSVSTVLLIDLSHSMILYGEDRITPAKKVAMALSELIMNNYAKDSLDIVAFGNGAWEIEVKDLPYLKVGPYHTNTLHALQKARHILQRKKFSNKQIFMITDGKPSCMHEGGRLYKNSFGLDRKIVNKVLDEAVKCKRDRIPITTFMIARDPYLQNFVRDLTEANSGRAYYSSLNDLGGYIFEDYIRNRRKNVK, translated from the coding sequence ATGCATTTCAAATATACCGAATGGAATAAAAAACACTCCGGCCCGGATGGTAAATCCCCATTTGATACGCTCTGGGATCTGTTTCAGGAGCTATTGACCATAGCGGGAGGAGACGTCTCCCAGGCATTGCGATGGCTCAATCAGCTCGATGAGGAGTATCAGATCACGGACGGATTTGAAGAAGATTTCGGTATAGGTGATTTTATAGAAGAGATGCAGGAGCGCGGCTACATAAGATATGACGACGAGCAGCAGGTGATGGTGCCAACCGCCAAAACCGACCGAAGCATACGCAGAAAATCCCTTGAGGAAATCTTTACTCAGCTGAGTAAGGGAGGACAGGGGGAGCATAAAACCCCATTCTCAGGGAAAGGGCTTGAACGGCAACCCGAAACACGAAGTTGGAGGCCGGGCGATGACGCTTCACACATCGACAGTTCAGGAACCATGCTGAATATGCTCAAGCACAGCAGTCTGGATAAGTTTGATCTGCGTGAGGACGATCTGGAAGTCTATAATACCGATCACTACACCTCCGTATCCACTGTTCTGTTAATTGATCTGAGCCACTCCATGATTCTATATGGTGAGGACCGAATCACGCCCGCGAAGAAAGTAGCCATGGCGCTTTCAGAGCTTATCATGAACAACTATGCCAAAGACTCCCTGGATATTGTGGCGTTCGGCAATGGGGCCTGGGAAATCGAGGTTAAAGATCTGCCCTATCTTAAGGTTGGGCCTTACCATACCAATACCCTGCATGCGCTTCAAAAAGCACGTCATATTCTGCAGCGTAAAAAGTTTTCCAACAAACAGATATTCATGATTACGGATGGTAAACCTTCATGCATGCATGAAGGCGGGCGCCTTTACAAAAACAGCTTCGGGCTCGACCGAAAAATTGTGAACAAAGTGCTTGATGAAGCCGTGAAATGTAAAAGAGACCGGATTCCCATCACCACATTCATGATAGCACGCGACCCCTACCTTCAGAATTTTGTAAGAGACCTGACCGAAGCCAACAGCGGCAGGGCCTATTATTCTTCGCTTAATGACCTGGGCGGATACATTTTTGAGGATTATATCCGTAACCGAAGAAAGAATGTGAAATAA
- a CDS encoding ribonuclease HII, whose translation MDRYRFEKQLWSEGFRRIMGLDEVGRGCLCGPVVAAGVIIRPDYSLNRDVADSKTLTEKEREELALEIKEESEFWTVQESSAAEIDRINILRASLQAMVKCTKETGANPDYLLVDGNRFVPSLIRYKCVVKGDDKSASIAAASILAKVYRDRLMRNLHQDYPVYGWDTNVGYPTQQHFDGLQKHGYTKHHRKSFKLRTERQFMQTASNENEPQS comes from the coding sequence ATGGACAGATACCGGTTTGAAAAACAGTTATGGAGTGAAGGCTTTCGCCGGATTATGGGGCTCGATGAAGTGGGCAGAGGGTGTCTGTGCGGACCCGTTGTGGCGGCAGGGGTGATTATTCGCCCGGATTATTCGCTTAACCGGGATGTAGCCGACAGTAAAACACTTACAGAGAAGGAGAGGGAGGAGCTGGCTCTTGAAATAAAAGAGGAATCTGAGTTCTGGACGGTTCAGGAGTCAAGTGCCGCTGAAATAGACCGAATCAACATTCTTCGGGCATCACTCCAGGCGATGGTAAAATGTACTAAAGAAACCGGGGCAAATCCCGATTATCTGCTCGTAGATGGCAATCGATTTGTTCCGTCGCTCATCCGGTACAAGTGTGTGGTAAAAGGGGATGACAAGTCAGCATCCATTGCAGCGGCTTCGATTCTGGCCAAAGTGTACAGGGATCGTCTGATGCGAAATCTACATCAGGATTATCCGGTTTATGGCTGGGATACAAATGTAGGTTACCCTACTCAGCAGCATTTTGACGGCCTTCAAAAGCACGGCTATACAAAACATCATCGAAAATCCTTTAAACTGAGAACAGAGAGGCAGTTTATGCAAACGGCATCCAATGAAAATGAACCTCAGAGTTAG
- a CDS encoding FtsW/RodA/SpoVE family cell cycle protein → MIDTREFSWSVLFIWAGLSTVGLIAIYSATQGPVSEFLESFIQDNFSRQLMWISLSVVVLIAIQFTSPRTFQGVSYLFYGLCLILAVITIFAGIEVRGGRSWLSIFGLRLQISEYMKLATVLAVANYLTHKRNMSVGNVKTALTTVAIILVPAVLVLLQNDTGTALVIAALIPVVLFWSGLPYGLSLFIISPALIGYFSIINVWFGAIAALILIIAIFLLQKQTWLTVSSIVLGIVVVIGTEVALQEILLPHQRARVEAFVNPTLDPQGAGWNVLQAKTAIGSGGVYGKGFMEGTQTQLRFLPEQWTDFIYCVIGEEFGFLGAGLVLILYAALFLRLLHMAGAHKHPFAQLVIVGVTFIFFTHFVVNIGSATAVLPIMGIPLPFVSYGGNAFLANSIMLAICLNLHLYKRSFSIYS, encoded by the coding sequence ATGATTGATACACGAGAATTCAGCTGGTCGGTTCTTTTTATCTGGGCGGGGTTGTCAACAGTCGGTCTTATCGCTATTTACAGCGCAACTCAGGGCCCTGTATCAGAGTTTCTGGAGTCCTTTATCCAGGATAACTTCAGCCGTCAGCTGATGTGGATTTCGCTCTCAGTGGTTGTGCTGATTGCCATACAGTTCACTTCCCCCAGAACCTTTCAGGGCGTATCCTACCTATTCTATGGACTTTGTCTGATACTTGCGGTAATTACTATTTTTGCCGGGATCGAGGTACGTGGTGGCCGAAGCTGGCTTTCCATTTTCGGTTTAAGGCTTCAGATAAGTGAGTATATGAAGCTGGCTACCGTCCTGGCTGTTGCCAACTATCTTACACATAAGCGCAATATGAGTGTCGGCAATGTAAAAACGGCACTCACAACCGTGGCCATCATCCTGGTACCGGCTGTGCTGGTCCTCCTGCAGAATGATACGGGAACAGCACTCGTGATTGCTGCCCTGATCCCCGTCGTGCTTTTCTGGTCCGGGCTTCCCTACGGACTTTCACTTTTTATCATTTCTCCCGCATTGATCGGGTATTTTTCCATCATCAACGTATGGTTTGGAGCCATTGCCGCCCTCATTCTGATCATTGCCATCTTTCTTCTTCAAAAACAGACCTGGCTCACTGTCTCTTCCATTGTTTTGGGGATTGTTGTTGTGATCGGAACAGAAGTAGCCCTTCAGGAAATACTGCTGCCGCATCAACGGGCCAGAGTGGAAGCTTTTGTAAACCCAACGCTTGACCCTCAGGGCGCCGGATGGAACGTATTGCAGGCAAAAACTGCGATTGGCTCAGGTGGAGTGTACGGTAAAGGATTTATGGAGGGAACCCAGACTCAACTCCGTTTTCTCCCTGAACAGTGGACCGATTTTATCTATTGTGTAATCGGTGAAGAGTTCGGATTCCTGGGGGCGGGACTTGTTCTGATTCTCTATGCAGCCCTTTTTCTCAGGCTTCTGCACATGGCCGGAGCCCACAAACACCCTTTTGCTCAGCTGGTGATTGTAGGTGTAACCTTTATCTTTTTTACGCATTTCGTAGTTAATATAGGCAGTGCTACAGCCGTACTACCGATTATGGGAATTCCATTGCCGTTTGTAAGCTACGGGGGTAATGCTTTTCTGGCGAACAGTATAATGCTTGCCATTTGTCTGAATCTCCACCTCTACAAACGCTCCTTCAGTATCTACAGCTAA
- the mrdA gene encoding penicillin-binding protein 2, which produces MRGRNPNNLKTSIRILQAVVLIGCTVMLGRIFQLQIIDYEEYSPLSMQNSLRLEMVHPARGLILDRNGTIMVDNQPIYSITITPANFEMDNVPVLARILQMDEEVVRQQITEAQQYSWHRTSRLFTEVSFEVFSSVQENLWQLPGIGHQVESKRNYPLNLKASHIMGYLREATPEEYEQSEHLRLGDKIGKSGIEMVYEDFLRGELGSDYVRVNAYGQSLGPYNNGELNVSPVKGANLVTTIDAPLQELAERLMEGKSGGVVAMDPNTGEILSLVSSPQYDVSKLAGRTDQDYWEGINSDPMTPLFNRAISSREPPGSTFKPFMALAGLHMGLITPETSIYNSGAYFRGRAYGDTAEPGDYDLARAITFSSNTYFFWMMDQIATNGHLNEWADLIQDFGIGPRNQVDLPFEVSGIVPDSSYMNNNFGERNWGIGDLISLGVGQGMVSASPLQMAVAVSSIANGGYRVQPHVVSEIRQPDGSIDYTEPQLEHIDWVRPEYLDVVREGMRGAVTEGSGRFYANLNDIEVLGKTGTAQNPRGRNHGWFIAYAPADNPQIAVAVLTENSGYGSISAAPVASLLIEQYLTGQVERQYVLNYVLNFVPRDEETDDDSEDEESEVNDD; this is translated from the coding sequence ATGAGAGGCAGAAATCCCAATAATCTGAAAACATCCATACGGATACTGCAGGCCGTTGTGCTTATCGGTTGCACCGTTATGCTTGGCAGGATATTTCAGCTGCAGATTATAGATTATGAGGAGTATTCACCTCTGAGTATGCAAAATTCTCTGCGACTGGAAATGGTGCATCCTGCGCGAGGCCTGATACTTGACCGAAATGGAACCATTATGGTCGATAATCAGCCTATCTATTCCATTACCATCACACCTGCCAATTTTGAAATGGATAACGTCCCCGTCCTTGCCCGGATACTTCAAATGGATGAGGAGGTGGTAAGGCAACAAATTACCGAAGCTCAGCAGTACTCATGGCACAGAACCTCGCGTCTTTTTACTGAAGTTTCATTCGAGGTGTTCTCATCCGTTCAGGAGAACCTTTGGCAGCTGCCGGGTATCGGGCATCAGGTTGAAAGCAAACGAAATTACCCGCTTAACCTGAAAGCATCCCACATAATGGGGTATCTCCGCGAAGCCACACCGGAGGAGTACGAACAGTCGGAACATCTTCGCCTGGGAGATAAGATTGGCAAAAGCGGAATTGAGATGGTCTATGAAGATTTTCTTCGCGGTGAACTGGGTAGCGACTATGTTCGAGTTAATGCCTACGGGCAAAGCCTGGGGCCCTACAATAATGGTGAACTGAACGTTTCGCCGGTTAAAGGAGCAAATCTCGTTACCACCATTGATGCCCCCCTGCAGGAGCTTGCTGAACGGCTGATGGAGGGCAAATCGGGTGGCGTGGTTGCAATGGATCCGAATACGGGAGAAATACTATCCCTTGTAAGCTCTCCGCAATACGATGTCTCCAAACTGGCGGGGCGAACGGATCAGGACTACTGGGAGGGTATCAACTCCGATCCCATGACACCCCTCTTTAATCGTGCAATCTCCTCAAGAGAGCCTCCGGGATCCACGTTTAAGCCCTTTATGGCACTAGCCGGCCTTCACATGGGGCTGATAACTCCTGAAACCAGTATTTACAACAGCGGTGCCTATTTCAGGGGGCGTGCCTACGGTGATACCGCCGAGCCGGGAGACTATGATCTGGCTCGTGCCATCACGTTCTCAAGCAATACCTATTTCTTTTGGATGATGGACCAAATTGCAACAAACGGACACCTGAATGAATGGGCAGACCTTATACAAGATTTTGGGATTGGCCCGCGCAATCAGGTTGACCTTCCGTTTGAAGTATCCGGAATTGTGCCCGATAGCAGTTACATGAACAATAATTTCGGTGAGCGTAACTGGGGAATCGGAGATCTCATCAGCCTTGGAGTCGGACAAGGAATGGTTTCCGCTTCACCGCTTCAGATGGCGGTTGCCGTCTCATCAATTGCAAACGGAGGCTACAGGGTTCAGCCGCACGTGGTATCAGAGATACGTCAACCCGATGGCAGCATTGACTATACTGAGCCGCAACTTGAACACATAGATTGGGTACGGCCTGAATATCTCGACGTTGTCCGGGAAGGAATGCGTGGTGCAGTTACCGAAGGCAGCGGCCGCTTTTATGCCAATCTCAATGATATTGAAGTATTGGGTAAAACCGGTACAGCTCAGAATCCGCGTGGCCGCAATCACGGCTGGTTCATTGCGTACGCTCCGGCCGATAACCCGCAAATTGCCGTTGCGGTTCTTACTGAGAACTCAGGATATGGGTCCATTTCAGCCGCTCCCGTCGCCTCATTGCTGATTGAACAATATTTGACCGGACAAGTTGAGAGACAATACGTTCTAAATTACGTACTTAACTTCGTACCCCGTGATGAGGAGACGGATGATGACAGTGAGGATGAAGAAAGTGAGGTGAACGATGATTGA
- the mreD gene encoding rod shape-determining protein MreD yields the protein MIRSENLRILLLGLGMVLIQVVLFRNLQIFGAEADLILVYILWMCTSRSKTESLLFAALFGLLQDGMTDLWGLNMFSKTLMVFILHGYLNRISENRFIFWQIFLIVFGAAFFHNLVFLGVSFFTETYATSYVFWSLLFLSSFFTAVLGSFLHLVRDQS from the coding sequence TTGATTCGATCAGAAAACCTGCGCATACTGCTGCTTGGCCTGGGTATGGTTCTCATACAGGTGGTCCTGTTCCGGAATCTGCAGATCTTCGGAGCGGAAGCGGATCTCATCCTCGTATACATTTTATGGATGTGTACCAGCCGTTCTAAAACGGAGAGCCTCCTTTTTGCTGCACTATTCGGATTGCTTCAGGACGGAATGACAGACCTGTGGGGACTCAACATGTTTTCAAAAACCCTGATGGTTTTTATACTACACGGCTATCTGAATCGTATTTCTGAAAACAGGTTTATTTTCTGGCAGATTTTTCTGATTGTGTTCGGAGCTGCTTTTTTTCACAATCTCGTTTTTCTGGGAGTTTCCTTCTTTACGGAAACCTACGCGACATCATATGTATTCTGGTCGCTCCTGTTTCTTAGCTCGTTCTTTACAGCCGTACTTGGAAGTTTTCTTCATCTTGTACGGGATCAATCTTAG
- the mreC gene encoding rod shape-determining protein MreC, whose product MRRLADAKDYIITAILLILASALMVSRHEGGLQNARKASIVVLSYLEQPLSNIRIYRQAIATNTYLQRQNVILQDELSRMRSAEQQNQILRDLLDLRESSELNLIPVRIVAKDLRGVNNAMTINAGSDDGVKVGMPVTNSDGLIGQVIVTADSYSQVLPYANSMFRVSAQIQESRAYGIVSWPENRHNELTMMFVPQTIPVDSGQVVQTSGASNQFPGGIPIGEVIRVEPGDGVETQIITLRAYADLWTMSEGFVVAFEPDSTILELENEQMEMF is encoded by the coding sequence ATGCGACGCCTTGCTGATGCAAAAGATTATATCATTACAGCAATCCTGCTGATTCTTGCATCCGCACTGATGGTCAGCCGTCATGAGGGCGGTCTCCAAAATGCAAGAAAAGCCTCTATTGTTGTACTCAGTTATTTAGAGCAGCCGCTGTCCAATATTCGTATTTACCGGCAGGCTATCGCAACGAATACCTATCTGCAGCGTCAAAATGTTATTCTTCAGGACGAATTGAGCAGAATGCGATCTGCTGAGCAGCAAAACCAGATACTGCGCGACCTGCTAGATCTGCGCGAATCAAGCGAACTGAATCTGATACCTGTCCGTATTGTGGCAAAAGATCTCAGAGGAGTTAATAACGCGATGACGATCAATGCGGGAAGCGACGACGGCGTGAAGGTAGGTATGCCCGTCACGAACTCTGACGGCCTGATTGGACAAGTTATTGTAACAGCCGACAGCTATTCCCAGGTTCTCCCCTATGCCAATTCCATGTTCAGGGTTAGTGCGCAGATCCAGGAGTCCCGCGCTTATGGTATTGTCTCCTGGCCCGAAAATAGACACAATGAACTTACTATGATGTTTGTACCACAAACCATTCCGGTGGATTCGGGCCAGGTGGTTCAGACATCCGGAGCAAGTAACCAGTTTCCCGGTGGCATTCCAATCGGAGAGGTAATAAGGGTAGAGCCCGGCGACGGTGTTGAAACCCAGATTATTACCCTTCGGGCCTATGCTGACCTGTGGACAATGTCGGAGGGATTTGTGGTGGCATTTGAACCCGATTCAACCATACTTGAACTGGAAAATGAACAGATGGAGATGTTTTGA
- a CDS encoding rod shape-determining protein: MSDTYTFSKNKPSKNQTKKGLFDFLYTDIAIDLGTANTLIHARGQGIVLNEPSIVALNNQGEPVATGHEARLMHEKTHKNIRTVRPLRDGVIADFEVAEQMIRGMIKKVKMKWYMTTRQMVVCVPSGITEVERRAVRDSAEHAGAKEVYLVDEPMAAAIGIGLDVHEPVGNMIVDIGGGTTEIAVIALSGIVYAQSVRLGGDELNEDIISYFRRNHNLLIGERTAERIKCEIGSAAPLDEELEMVTKGRDLVNGVPRTRQVTSKDVREAISESVNTIVEAITKSLEQTPPELSADILDRGIMLTGGGALLKNLDKLIMETTDLPVHIAEDPLTAVVRGTGAILEDIDYYRSVIS, translated from the coding sequence ATGTCAGACACCTATACGTTCTCTAAGAATAAACCATCAAAAAATCAGACTAAAAAGGGCCTTTTTGATTTTTTGTATACTGATATCGCTATCGATCTGGGAACGGCAAATACGCTGATTCATGCCCGCGGCCAGGGCATCGTGCTGAATGAACCATCCATTGTAGCTCTCAATAACCAGGGCGAACCGGTTGCCACGGGTCATGAAGCTCGGTTAATGCACGAAAAAACTCATAAAAATATCCGTACCGTACGGCCGCTGCGCGATGGGGTCATTGCCGATTTTGAAGTAGCAGAGCAGATGATACGCGGCATGATCAAAAAAGTGAAAATGAAGTGGTATATGACCACCCGGCAAATGGTGGTTTGCGTGCCAAGCGGTATAACCGAAGTAGAACGCCGCGCTGTTCGAGACAGTGCAGAGCATGCGGGTGCTAAGGAAGTGTACCTGGTGGATGAACCCATGGCGGCAGCAATCGGCATCGGGCTGGATGTACATGAACCGGTCGGTAACATGATTGTGGACATTGGAGGCGGAACAACTGAGATTGCCGTTATTGCACTCTCGGGCATTGTGTATGCACAATCCGTAAGGCTGGGCGGTGATGAATTAAATGAAGATATTATCAGCTACTTCAGAAGAAATCATAATCTTCTTATCGGTGAACGAACGGCTGAAAGAATCAAATGTGAAATCGGTTCAGCCGCACCGTTGGATGAAGAGCTGGAAATGGTTACAAAAGGCCGCGACCTGGTAAACGGCGTGCCTCGTACGCGCCAGGTAACCTCCAAGGATGTTCGCGAAGCCATCTCGGAATCCGTCAATACCATTGTGGAAGCCATCACCAAATCGCTGGAACAGACTCCTCCTGAACTGTCAGCCGATATCCTCGATCGCGGAATTATGCTTACAGGCGGGGGCGCACTTCTGAAAAATCTTGACAAACTTATTATGGAAACAACCGATCTGCCCGTCCATATCGCTGAAGATCCGCTGACTGCCGTGGTACGGGGTACCGGTGCAATCCTGGAAGATATCGACTACTATCGAAGTGTAATCTCTTAA
- the purH gene encoding bifunctional phosphoribosylaminoimidazolecarboxamide formyltransferase/IMP cyclohydrolase, whose amino-acid sequence MALKPLSTLPKTPLKINRALLSVSDKSGIIELAKVLHDNGVELLSTGGTAGKIREAGLPVKDVSEITGFPECLDGRVKTLHPVIHGGILARTSYKPDMEELDKMNIEPIELVVVNLYPFKNTIQSQSVTPAIATEHIDIGGPTMIRAAAKNFAHVCVLTAPEQYDAFSGELGENGAISFDQRLALAREAFQHTADYDSAISNYFNRIDEQELPELLSISLPKHAELRYGENPHQRAAVYGNQEDFIECFHGKELSYNNYLDIESALRLMSEFRNSKPTTAIFKHTVPCGVASADTLAVSYQKAFSTDTVSPFGGIVAVNRPLDLETARAIDEIFTEIILAPEFEKGVVDFLSQKKNRRLVRIKKLPTPADSAQNVKSIFGGALVQETDWGTIGVDDAETVTSRKADQRELSDLMFAWKIVKHVKSNAIVFAKNEQTLGIGTGQTSRVDSSEIAVSKALKEGLSLDGCVIASDAFFPFSDGVTAAAKAGATAVIQPGGSIRDEEVVHAANEHNMAMIFTGMRHFRH is encoded by the coding sequence GTGGCTTTAAAACCCCTTTCAACACTTCCCAAAACTCCTCTTAAAATTAACAGAGCGCTTTTATCCGTATCAGATAAATCAGGCATCATCGAGCTGGCAAAAGTTTTACACGACAACGGAGTTGAGCTGTTAAGTACAGGAGGTACGGCGGGTAAAATCCGTGAAGCAGGGCTGCCCGTAAAAGATGTGAGTGAAATAACAGGCTTTCCGGAGTGTCTCGACGGTCGTGTAAAAACTCTGCATCCGGTTATTCACGGAGGCATACTGGCACGCACCAGCTACAAACCGGATATGGAAGAACTTGACAAGATGAATATTGAACCCATAGAACTCGTTGTTGTGAACCTCTATCCGTTCAAGAATACCATTCAGAGTCAATCGGTTACACCCGCTATTGCTACAGAACATATCGATATCGGCGGGCCAACCATGATACGCGCTGCAGCGAAAAATTTTGCCCATGTTTGTGTACTCACGGCTCCTGAACAATATGACGCGTTTTCGGGCGAACTTGGAGAAAATGGAGCCATCTCCTTTGATCAAAGGCTTGCTCTTGCGCGTGAAGCTTTTCAGCACACAGCCGATTACGACTCCGCAATAAGCAACTATTTTAACAGAATTGATGAACAGGAATTGCCGGAACTGCTCTCTATTTCACTCCCGAAACATGCAGAACTTCGTTACGGCGAAAACCCGCACCAGCGTGCAGCTGTTTACGGTAATCAGGAGGATTTCATCGAATGCTTTCATGGGAAAGAACTGAGTTACAACAACTATCTGGATATAGAGAGTGCGCTCAGGCTGATGTCTGAATTCCGGAACAGCAAACCCACTACTGCCATCTTCAAGCACACGGTACCCTGCGGTGTTGCGTCCGCCGATACGCTGGCAGTATCCTATCAAAAAGCATTCTCCACAGATACAGTCTCTCCCTTCGGCGGCATCGTTGCAGTGAACCGGCCGCTGGATCTGGAAACAGCCCGTGCAATTGATGAGATTTTTACCGAGATCATCCTGGCGCCAGAATTTGAAAAGGGTGTGGTTGACTTCTTGTCCCAAAAGAAAAACAGAAGACTTGTACGCATTAAAAAATTGCCCACCCCTGCTGACAGCGCTCAAAATGTTAAATCCATCTTTGGAGGAGCATTGGTTCAGGAAACAGATTGGGGAACCATTGGCGTGGATGACGCCGAAACAGTAACCTCACGAAAGGCGGACCAACGGGAGCTGAGCGATCTTATGTTTGCCTGGAAAATTGTAAAGCATGTCAAGTCAAATGCAATCGTGTTCGCAAAAAATGAACAGACCCTGGGTATTGGCACGGGTCAGACCAGTCGTGTTGACAGCTCTGAAATAGCCGTCAGTAAGGCTCTGAAAGAGGGATTGTCACTGGATGGATGCGTTATTGCTTCTGATGCATTTTTTCCGTTTTCTGATGGCGTAACGGCCGCCGCAAAGGCAGGTGCCACTGCAGTTATACAGCCCGGCGGAAGTATCAGGGATGAGGAAGTGGTACATGCCGCCAACGAGCATAATATGGCCATGATATTTACAGGGATGCGCCATTTCAGGCACTGA
- the purN gene encoding phosphoribosylglycinamide formyltransferase: MKNIVVMASGSGSNFQAIIDAIQSGRIKQANIAGLVAGKAGIRAAERAQSAGIPVKTMDPSLPHKKSENQLEEYLESWEPDLIILAGFMKKIPDKIVRKYHNRIINIHPSLLPKYGGKGFYGSRVHSAVLEAGDPESGCTVHFVNEQYDRGDIISQVRVPVKPDDTAETLSKRVLEKEHQLLPEVINQLLNPNSN; encoded by the coding sequence GTGAAAAACATTGTGGTTATGGCTTCCGGATCAGGAAGCAACTTTCAGGCAATTATTGATGCAATTCAGTCCGGACGGATCAAACAAGCCAACATTGCGGGTCTGGTTGCCGGAAAAGCGGGAATTCGTGCTGCAGAACGGGCTCAAAGTGCAGGAATACCCGTCAAAACAATGGACCCTTCGCTCCCTCATAAAAAGTCCGAAAATCAGCTCGAAGAATATCTGGAAAGCTGGGAACCGGACCTGATCATACTGGCCGGTTTTATGAAGAAAATTCCTGATAAGATTGTCAGAAAATATCACAACAGAATTATCAACATTCACCCTTCACTCCTTCCGAAATACGGCGGAAAAGGTTTTTATGGATCCCGTGTCCACAGTGCTGTACTGGAAGCGGGTGATCCTGAAAGCGGCTGTACCGTGCATTTTGTTAACGAGCAGTACGACCGGGGGGACATCATAAGTCAGGTTCGCGTACCTGTTAAACCGGATGATACCGCTGAAACACTCTCGAAAAGGGTGCTTGAAAAAGAGCATCAACTGCTGCCGGAAGTAATCAATCAACTACTTAATCCAAATTCAAACTGA